A region from the Hippoglossus hippoglossus isolate fHipHip1 chromosome 16, fHipHip1.pri, whole genome shotgun sequence genome encodes:
- the dedd1 gene encoding death effector domain-containing 1, whose product MAAVHHHQYPFRDSMYWDETECLNYYGMLSLHEVIEIVSSQLTETDIEVLSFLLNEAYSTPHPLNPAGWTVEPHEGEPDDPGVSPSPELLKAWGRVKLQAPHHPLEVSHKPKSGLELLLELERRGYLSDGNLEPLLQLLRVLTRHDLLPLVSHKKRRTVSPERTRRRYGTESRELMCVSGMRHSCRQTEIPLPYFTQQLRTDNYPPMPGLPNRRRRKKRGNGWSRKPKRTSRQGLPLPPPPPPFKASCDVRLRVRAEYLEHESALRGNVSSDKRQPLERQFELFSQASSLLRARDLGSIVCDIKFTELDNLEAFWGDYLSGALLEALKGVFITDSLRMAAGTEGVRLLISVDQDDYEEGRKLLRSKREQSPCTGGRAESLWSV is encoded by the exons ATGGCTGCAGTCCACCACCACCAGTACCCTTTCAGGGACTCAATGTACTGGGATGAAACAGAGTGTCTAAACTACTATGGGATGCTGTCTCTACATGAGGTTATTGAAATAGTCAGTTCTCAGCTGACAGAGACGGACATAGAAGTGCTGTCATTCCTTCTGAATGAAGCCTATTCTACACCGCACCCTCTCAATCCAGCAGGCTGGACAGTTGAGCCCCATGAGGGCGAACCAGATGACCCGGGAGTGTCCCCGAGTCCTGAGCTGCTAAAGGCCTGGGGGCGTGTAAAGCTTCAGGCCCCCCATCATCCCTTGGAGGTCTCACATAAACCCAAGAGTGGCCTTGAGCTGTTGCTAGAGCTAGAGAGGCGAGGATACCTTAGCGATGGCAACTTGGAGCCACTACTGCAACTACTAAGAGTCCTCACCCGTCATGATCTGCTGCCCTTGGTGTCCCACAAGAAAAGGAGGACAG tgtcTCCAGAGAGAACTAGACGGCGATATggaacagagagcagagagttGATGTGCGTCTCTGGAATGCGTCACAGCTGTAGACAGACAGAAATACCTCTTCCTTATTTCACACAGCAATTGAGAACTG ATAATTACCCTCCTATGCCTGGGTTACCCAAtcgcaggaggaggaagaaaaggggaaatggCTGGAGCCGTAAGCCAAAGAGAACAAGCAGACAGGGGCTGCCGCTgcctccaccaccaccgccaTTTAAAGCGTCCTGTG ATGTCCGCCTGCGTGTCCGGGCCGAGTATCTGGAGCATGAGTCTGCACTCCGTGGCAACGTCTCCTCGGACAAGCGGCAGCCGCTAGAGCGGCAGTTCGAGTTGTTCAGCCAAGCCAGTTCACTGCTGCGCGCCAGAGACCTGGGTTCCATCGTCTGCGACATCAAGTTCACAGAGCTGGACAATCTGGAGGCCTTCTGGGGGGACTACCTGAGTGGAGCTCTGCTGGAGGCCCTGAAGGGAGTCTTCATCACAGACTCACTGAGGATGGCAGCAGGCACAGAGGGTGTGCGCCTGCTGATCAGTGTGGACCAGGATGACTATGAGGAAGGCCGCAAGCTGCTGAGATCCAAGAGAGAGCAGTCTCCATGTACTGGGGGGCGCGCAGAGTCTCTTTGGTCTGTGTAG